A genomic stretch from Dehalococcoidales bacterium includes:
- a CDS encoding aminopeptidase P family protein: protein MNSRLTNLRRDLARQELVAILVSQPENRFYLSGFDGSAGYLLVTAGGATLATDFRYTEQAERQAPDFSIFQITGPISAWLPGLVAGVDSGKLGFEAGDVSFVLHRQLTEVLAETNPNLDLTPVDGMVESLRATKEPAEIDTISQAAAISDSALEQVANRIQPGITEKEVAWELEKSMRESGSEGMPFDIIVASGPNAALPHHHPSDRRIQAGEPIVIDMGARVGGYCSDLSRTLCLGTPDDTFRRVYNTVLEAQLVAIEGIREGISGHEADSLARKVIEQAGYGEAFGHSLGHGVGLAAHEEPRLGSNATDALGANMVFSIEPGIYLTGWGGVRIEDLAVMENGKARLLSRAIKLNMTGGQSLI from the coding sequence TTGAACAGCAGATTAACTAACCTTCGCCGGGACCTTGCCAGGCAGGAGCTTGTTGCCATTCTTGTCTCGCAGCCGGAGAACCGGTTCTACCTGTCAGGATTCGATGGCTCGGCGGGCTACCTGCTGGTCACTGCCGGCGGCGCAACCCTGGCCACCGACTTCCGTTACACGGAGCAGGCGGAAAGGCAAGCGCCTGACTTCAGCATCTTCCAGATAACCGGTCCGATATCCGCCTGGCTTCCCGGACTTGTTGCCGGAGTGGACTCCGGCAAGCTCGGTTTTGAGGCCGGGGATGTCAGCTTCGTCCTGCACCGACAACTGACTGAAGTGCTGGCCGAGACCAACCCAAACCTTGACCTTACCCCTGTTGATGGAATGGTGGAATCGCTACGGGCTACCAAGGAACCCGCCGAGATTGATACAATATCTCAAGCCGCTGCAATATCCGATAGCGCCCTTGAACAGGTTGCGAACAGAATACAACCGGGGATAACGGAGAAGGAGGTCGCCTGGGAACTGGAGAAGTCCATGCGGGAGTCCGGCAGCGAAGGAATGCCGTTCGATATCATTGTCGCTTCCGGCCCCAATGCCGCCCTGCCCCACCACCACCCTTCCGACCGCCGGATTCAGGCAGGTGAACCGATAGTCATCGACATGGGGGCCAGAGTCGGCGGCTATTGCAGCGACCTCAGCCGTACACTCTGCCTGGGCACGCCGGATGATACTTTCAGACGGGTCTACAATACCGTTCTGGAAGCCCAACTGGTGGCAATCGAGGGCATCCGGGAAGGCATCAGTGGCCACGAAGCGGACAGCCTTGCTCGCAAGGTAATCGAGCAGGCAGGATATGGCGAAGCATTCGGGCACTCCCTCGGTCACGGTGTCGGGCTGGCAGCACACGAGGAGCCACGTCTCGGTTCGAACGCCACCGATGCACTGGGAGCGAACATGGTCTTCAGCATTGAACCCGGAATCTATCTCACCGGCTGGGGAGGGGTGAGGATTGAAGATCTGGCAGTCATGGAAAACGGTAAGGCAAGGCTGCTTTCCAGGGCAATAAAACTGAACATGACCGGAGGTCAAAGTCTGATATGA
- the topA gene encoding type I DNA topoisomerase: MSKQKKINLVIVESPAKARTLGRILGSDYELKASLGHIRDLPKSRLGVDVENGFEPKYVVPRDKSKTVKELKDATKKASTVYLATDPDREGEAISWHLASVIQSNNKPLHRVVFHEITEDAIKQAFKHPRKIDIHLVNAQQARRIMDRLVGYKISPLLWKTVRRGLSAGRVQSVALRMIVDREREIENFDPVEYWSIEAELHRSNGKAKKENVFRSSLVGLLDGTKLDIHTKDEADKLGSQLEQSDYCVYKTKSRKVNRQPAPPFITSTLQQEAYHKLRYSAKQTMALAQQLYEGLPIGDEGSVGLITYMRTDSIQVARPAVVETREFISSRYGADFLPPHARSFSRKVKGAQEAHEAIRPTRIHREPSQVKQYLTSNQFKLYDLIWKRMVASQMATAVYDSTTVDIQADCREQRTNYLMRASCSVNRFAGFTVLYTEEKDSDEEEPVASSPLLTLKKGDALDLLGLFPEQHFTQPPPRFTEASLIKMMEQYGIGRPSTYAPTLSTIQTREYVTRTRGVLQPTELGIIVSDLVSKHFPDIVDIEFTARMEDELDEIASDKGNWVDVVQEFYTPFEKSLINASQAMERVELPVELTEETCPKCDKPLAVKTGRFGKFLACTGYPDCKYTKSYQKKTGVECPKCGGDLVERRSKKGRTFYGCSNYPKCDFAIFAQPLPTPCPQCGSIMTEYRNTEAKCTKCGHREKLPQDRIHATSL; the protein is encoded by the coding sequence TTGAGTAAACAGAAGAAGATAAATCTGGTCATCGTAGAATCGCCGGCCAAGGCCAGGACCCTGGGCAGGATACTGGGCAGCGACTATGAGCTAAAGGCGTCCCTGGGTCATATCCGGGACCTGCCTAAGAGCCGCCTGGGAGTAGATGTGGAAAACGGCTTCGAGCCGAAGTACGTGGTGCCCCGGGACAAGAGCAAGACGGTAAAGGAGCTCAAGGATGCCACTAAGAAGGCATCTACGGTGTATCTGGCTACCGACCCCGACCGCGAAGGTGAGGCCATATCCTGGCACCTGGCTTCAGTTATACAGTCGAATAATAAACCCTTACACCGCGTTGTCTTTCACGAAATCACAGAAGACGCTATCAAGCAGGCCTTCAAGCATCCCCGCAAGATTGACATACACCTGGTAAACGCCCAGCAGGCCAGGCGCATCATGGACCGTCTGGTAGGCTACAAGATAAGCCCGTTACTCTGGAAAACGGTCAGGCGTGGCCTGTCAGCCGGCAGGGTGCAATCGGTGGCACTACGAATGATAGTTGACCGGGAACGGGAGATTGAGAACTTCGACCCGGTAGAATACTGGAGCATTGAAGCTGAACTGCACCGAAGCAACGGCAAAGCTAAGAAGGAGAACGTCTTTCGGTCTTCACTGGTGGGCCTTCTGGATGGCACCAAACTGGACATCCACACCAAGGACGAAGCCGATAAACTCGGCTCCCAACTTGAACAGAGTGACTACTGCGTCTACAAGACAAAGTCCAGAAAGGTGAATCGCCAGCCGGCACCTCCCTTCATAACCAGTACGCTCCAGCAGGAGGCCTACCACAAACTGAGATACAGCGCCAAGCAGACAATGGCTCTGGCACAGCAGCTCTACGAAGGTCTCCCGATTGGTGACGAGGGAAGCGTGGGGCTGATAACGTACATGCGCACCGACTCCATCCAGGTAGCCCGTCCGGCGGTGGTCGAGACCAGGGAATTCATCAGCAGTCGATATGGTGCTGACTTTCTTCCGCCGCACGCCCGCTCCTTCTCTCGAAAGGTCAAGGGAGCGCAGGAGGCACACGAGGCAATCCGTCCCACCAGGATTCACCGGGAGCCTTCCCAGGTCAAGCAGTACCTCACCAGCAACCAGTTCAAACTATATGACCTTATCTGGAAAAGGATGGTCGCCAGCCAGATGGCAACAGCGGTCTACGACAGTACCACGGTTGATATACAGGCCGATTGTCGCGAGCAACGGACGAACTATCTAATGCGGGCTTCCTGTTCGGTGAACCGTTTTGCCGGCTTTACCGTTCTCTATACCGAGGAGAAAGACAGTGACGAAGAGGAACCTGTGGCCAGTTCTCCCCTGCTCACCCTGAAAAAGGGGGATGCGCTGGACCTGCTCGGGCTGTTCCCGGAACAGCACTTCACACAGCCGCCACCGCGTTTCACCGAGGCCAGCCTTATCAAGATGATGGAGCAGTACGGCATCGGGCGCCCCAGTACCTACGCTCCCACACTCTCCACCATCCAGACACGCGAGTATGTTACCAGGACCAGGGGGGTACTCCAGCCCACCGAACTGGGTATAATAGTGAGTGACCTCGTAAGCAAGCATTTCCCGGATATCGTTGACATTGAGTTCACCGCCCGCATGGAGGACGAACTCGACGAAATAGCCAGCGACAAAGGCAACTGGGTAGATGTCGTCCAGGAATTCTATACCCCCTTCGAAAAAAGTCTCATCAATGCCTCTCAGGCCATGGAGCGGGTGGAGCTTCCCGTAGAGTTGACCGAGGAGACCTGCCCTAAATGCGACAAACCACTGGCGGTGAAGACCGGTCGTTTCGGGAAGTTCCTGGCCTGCACCGGTTACCCCGACTGCAAATATACCAAGTCCTATCAAAAAAAGACCGGGGTTGAGTGCCCCAAGTGCGGCGGTGACCTGGTGGAGAGAAGAAGCAAGAAGGGGCGCACATTCTACGGTTGCTCCAATTACCCGAAATGTGACTTCGCCATATTTGCTCAACCACTCCCCACGCCATGTCCGCAATGCGGTTCCATCATGACCGAATACAGGAATACCGAGGCAAAATGCACCAAGTGCGGGCACAGGGAAAAGTTGCCGCAGGACCGGATACATGCAACAAGTCTTTGA
- a CDS encoding PHP domain-containing protein encodes MFKADLHIHTRYSMDCNTPLESIITRCNELGINCIAIADHGTIEGALKMQELAPFTVLVAEEILTPQGEIMGVFLKQTIPTCKSAIEAIERIRAQDALVCIPHPFDTFRGLRMNQREVEELVGEIDIIEAFNARCPFPWPTTKATTFADRHGIVKSAGSDAHSPAEIGNAYVEMPEFSDKEGCLQALAKGKIRGFRSNPLVHFRTLWAKLMRAF; translated from the coding sequence TTGTTTAAAGCTGACCTGCATATTCACACAAGGTATTCCATGGACTGCAATACACCGCTGGAGAGTATCATCACTCGCTGTAATGAACTGGGCATAAACTGCATCGCCATTGCCGACCACGGCACCATCGAGGGGGCACTGAAGATGCAGGAGCTAGCCCCCTTTACAGTGCTGGTTGCCGAGGAGATTCTGACCCCACAGGGTGAGATAATGGGCGTCTTTCTCAAGCAGACCATACCCACCTGCAAATCGGCCATAGAGGCAATAGAGCGCATCCGTGCGCAGGATGCCCTGGTCTGCATACCGCACCCATTCGATACCTTTCGTGGTCTGAGAATGAACCAGAGAGAAGTCGAAGAGCTTGTGGGTGAGATAGACATTATCGAAGCCTTCAACGCCAGATGCCCTTTTCCCTGGCCGACAACAAAGGCAACAACATTTGCCGACAGACATGGTATTGTTAAATCTGCCGGCAGCGATGCTCATTCCCCGGCAGAGATAGGCAACGCATATGTGGAAATGCCCGAATTCAGTGACAAGGAAGGGTGCCTCCAGGCACTGGCAAAAGGCAAGATAAGAGGATTCCGGTCAAATCCCCTCGTCCACTTCCGCACCCTCTGGGCTAAGCTCATGAGGGCCTTCTAA
- the xerA gene encoding site-specific tyrosine recombinase/integron integrase — MQQVFDRYINYLTAEKNASRYTVRNYATDLLGGTTEKGQKGFFQFLRLKNVDTLDQVDRQVIRDYLGWLMEQGVVRNSINRRLSAIKSFFKYLVREEILPSNPAEMIISSKRDQYLPSVLSVEEVVRLLETPDLSKAEGLRDRALLELLYASGLRVSEVVNLDREQVDFDTNEIQVHRGKGTKDRMVLIGEPAARALTAYLDYGRPELLGEKSGNALFLGLRGERLIERMVQKILEKYSRTAGIGRRIHPHILRHTFATHMLDGGANLRVVQELLGHADLSSTQIYTQVSKSQARKVYLSAHPMAEAQKEDEQVEQQIN, encoded by the coding sequence ATGCAACAAGTCTTTGACCGATACATCAACTACCTGACCGCGGAGAAGAACGCCTCCCGGTATACGGTGCGCAATTATGCAACCGACCTGCTCGGCGGCACCACCGAGAAAGGACAGAAAGGCTTCTTCCAGTTTCTCAGGCTGAAGAATGTGGATACACTGGACCAGGTTGACAGACAGGTCATTCGCGATTACCTCGGCTGGTTGATGGAGCAGGGTGTTGTCAGGAACAGTATTAACCGGAGACTATCGGCAATAAAATCTTTCTTCAAGTACCTTGTACGGGAGGAAATTCTCCCGTCAAATCCTGCTGAGATGATTATCTCGTCCAAGCGTGACCAGTACCTGCCCTCGGTCCTATCTGTCGAGGAGGTAGTACGGCTCCTGGAAACACCGGACCTGTCAAAGGCAGAGGGTCTGCGCGACCGTGCCTTGCTGGAGCTACTCTATGCCTCGGGGCTCCGGGTCAGTGAGGTGGTAAACCTTGACCGCGAACAGGTCGACTTTGACACGAATGAAATACAGGTCCATCGTGGTAAGGGCACCAAGGACCGCATGGTACTCATTGGAGAACCGGCTGCCCGAGCGCTTACGGCTTACCTTGACTACGGCAGGCCGGAGCTTCTAGGCGAGAAGAGCGGAAACGCCCTGTTCCTGGGCCTCCGAGGAGAACGGCTTATTGAAAGAATGGTACAGAAGATACTGGAGAAGTATAGCCGTACCGCCGGAATTGGCCGGAGAATACACCCCCACATACTGCGTCATACCTTCGCCACCCATATGCTGGATGGCGGTGCCAACCTCAGGGTAGTCCAGGAGCTTCTGGGACACGCCGACCTTTCTTCTACACAGATATACACTCAAGTTAGCAAGAGTCAGGCCCGAAAAGTATATCTCTCGGCCCACCCTATGGCGGAAGCTCAAAAAGAGGATGAACAGGTTGAACAGCAGATTAACTAA
- the efp gene encoding elongation factor P: MISGSELRKGIVIELDGKLYQVMDYQHIKQKRTALAKVKLRDVQGGHTFERSFQSNDKLVRARIELREMQYLYRDGDIHYFMDQENYEQISLGTDQLGDAINYMKEGMSLQMSNYKGEVIGVELPITIELEVAATDPGFKGDTATSGTKPATLETGIIVQVPLFINQGDVIKVDTRTGVYLERAA; encoded by the coding sequence ATGATAAGCGGTTCCGAATTGAGAAAGGGCATAGTTATTGAACTGGACGGAAAGCTCTACCAGGTAATGGACTACCAGCACATCAAGCAGAAGCGGACCGCCCTGGCAAAAGTGAAATTACGTGATGTCCAGGGTGGACATACCTTTGAACGGTCTTTTCAGTCGAACGATAAACTGGTCCGGGCACGCATCGAACTTCGGGAAATGCAATACCTGTACCGGGACGGGGACATCCACTACTTCATGGACCAGGAGAACTATGAGCAGATCTCCCTTGGTACCGACCAGCTTGGTGATGCCATCAACTACATGAAGGAGGGTATGTCGCTCCAGATGTCCAACTACAAAGGAGAGGTGATTGGTGTCGAATTGCCGATTACGATTGAGCTTGAGGTAGCAGCTACCGACCCCGGCTTCAAGGGAGATACCGCAACCTCGGGCACCAAGCCCGCCACACTGGAGACAGGTATCATCGTCCAGGTACCTCTATTTATCAATCAGGGAGATGTTATCAAGGTAGACACCCGAACGGGGGTCTATCTGGAAAGGGCTGCTTGA
- a CDS encoding ATP-dependent Clp protease proteolytic subunit — protein sequence MNTNPMNVIPMVIETGTRGERAFDIYSLLLRERIVMLGMPINDQVANVVIAQLLYLEREDPDKDINLYIHCPGGIISAGLAIYDTMQLIRPDVSTICVGLAASMGTLLLCSGAKGKRFALPNATIHMHQAAGGAQGQASDIEIAAREIMRMQELIRGIIAKHTGQTMEKIVHDTDRDFYLDPTQAVEYGIVDEILTKPSEDKDKEKVKAKK from the coding sequence ATGAACACCAATCCGATGAATGTTATCCCGATGGTCATTGAGACCGGGACCAGAGGAGAACGCGCTTTTGACATATACTCGCTGCTGCTGAGAGAGCGTATCGTCATGCTCGGTATGCCGATAAACGACCAGGTAGCCAACGTGGTTATTGCTCAGCTGCTCTATCTTGAACGGGAGGACCCGGACAAGGACATCAATCTTTATATCCACTGTCCCGGCGGCATAATCAGTGCCGGACTGGCGATTTACGATACCATGCAGCTTATCCGTCCCGATGTTTCAACCATCTGTGTCGGACTGGCGGCCAGCATGGGAACCCTGTTACTCTGTTCCGGAGCCAAGGGGAAACGCTTTGCTTTACCCAATGCCACCATTCACATGCACCAGGCGGCTGGTGGTGCGCAGGGACAGGCGTCGGATATTGAGATTGCTGCCCGTGAGATAATGCGGATGCAGGAGCTGATTCGGGGTATAATAGCGAAGCACACGGGGCAGACGATGGAGAAGATAGTCCACGATACCGACCGCGATTTCTACCTCGACCCCACGCAGGCAGTCGAGTACGGGATAGTCGATGAAATCCTGACCAAGCCGAGTGAGGACAAGGACAAGGAAAAGGTCAAGGCCAAGAAATAG
- the dprA gene encoding DNA-processing protein DprA yields the protein MEISNKDIKYWIGFSFIPSIGRVRLNRLETHFGNLEDAWKAGPDEFIRAGLDKNVVRAIVSWRPRVDLEAEMEKLERYGVQALTWHDALYPSRLKEIHDHPPVLYIRGSLLPEDEWCLAVVGTRRASAYGRQVTEEIVADLAGSRITVASGLAKGIDSIAHRSALDAGGRSIAVFAHGLDIVYPIENTSLARRIVQQGALISEFPLGTRPKPEYFPRRNRIISGISLGVLVVEAGTTSGALITANMALEQNREVLAVPGSILSPASRGTNRLIQEGAKLVRDYRDILEELNLGAVAQQIEMKEVLPESDTESLLLKQLSTEPTHVDEVCRASGLPVSTVSSTLAMMELKGLVRTIGSMKYVLAREARQEYRIKVE from the coding sequence TTGGAAATCAGCAATAAAGATATCAAGTACTGGATAGGCTTCAGCTTCATCCCCAGTATCGGTCGTGTCCGGCTCAACCGGCTGGAGACCCACTTTGGCAACCTGGAAGATGCCTGGAAAGCGGGACCCGACGAGTTTATCCGGGCCGGACTTGACAAGAACGTGGTGCGTGCCATCGTGTCCTGGCGCCCAAGAGTGGACCTGGAAGCGGAGATGGAGAAGCTGGAGCGGTACGGGGTACAGGCGCTTACCTGGCACGATGCACTCTATCCTTCTCGTTTGAAGGAAATCCATGACCATCCCCCGGTACTCTATATCCGTGGCTCCCTGCTCCCCGAGGACGAGTGGTGCCTGGCGGTTGTCGGTACCCGGCGGGCGAGTGCATACGGGAGACAGGTGACCGAGGAGATTGTGGCTGACCTGGCCGGGAGCCGCATTACCGTTGCCAGCGGTCTTGCCAAGGGGATAGATTCCATAGCACACCGCAGCGCCCTTGATGCCGGTGGTAGAAGTATCGCCGTCTTTGCTCACGGACTGGATATTGTGTACCCCATTGAGAACACCAGCCTGGCCCGACGAATCGTACAGCAGGGTGCACTCATCAGCGAGTTCCCGCTGGGCACACGGCCAAAGCCGGAGTATTTCCCGCGTCGCAACCGGATTATAAGTGGTATTAGTCTCGGTGTCCTCGTCGTCGAGGCGGGAACGACCAGTGGTGCCCTCATCACCGCCAACATGGCACTGGAGCAGAACAGGGAGGTCCTGGCTGTCCCCGGTAGCATTCTTTCTCCGGCCAGCCGGGGCACCAACCGCCTCATCCAGGAGGGTGCCAAGCTGGTCCGCGACTACCGGGACATACTTGAGGAACTGAACCTCGGGGCGGTTGCCCAGCAGATTGAGATGAAAGAGGTCCTGCCGGAATCGGATACCGAGTCGCTCCTTCTCAAGCAACTGTCCACCGAGCCCACACATGTTGACGAGGTCTGCCGTGCCAGCGGTCTGCCTGTTTCAACGGTCAGCAGCACCCTGGCGATGATGGAGTTGAAGGGTCTGGTCAGGACAATAGGAAGTATGAAATATGTCCTTGCTCGGGAAGCAAGACAGGAATACAGGATAAAAGTTGAGTAA
- the tig gene encoding trigger factor, translated as MKVTNEKTENNETYLTVEMDSAEVEESAENVYRRLVKQVNIPGFRKGKAPRPILERFVGQERLVNDMLEDLVPRAYEKAIEEQQLEAIAQPKIEVIETDPVKFQAVVPLKPVVSLGDYHKIEVTEEPVEVTEETVGRVIEDLRHQYATWEPVERAAQLDDLLNLDVESTIDGEPYINQKGARYRLIADSQTPAPGFAEQLVGMNRGDEKEFNLQFPEGYSQSELVGKEVVFKVSVPEIKEENLPEVTDEFATQVEAEIGSVEELRKRIRSDLESRAEDRTRMDFEQRAIEAVVEVSEVEFPPVLVETEIHRLMEDQARTLQMQGLSFEQYLRSARKTEEELHEELRPIATKRVAESLALMKLSEEENIEVEGADIDAEISRVTKDTAEDRKEELQKTLNTPQMRESIQATLLTRKTVEKLVEIVRDSGETEASQKEEK; from the coding sequence ATGAAAGTAACCAACGAGAAGACAGAGAACAACGAGACCTATTTGACCGTCGAGATGGATTCTGCTGAGGTGGAAGAGTCCGCGGAGAACGTCTACCGCCGGCTGGTCAAGCAGGTAAATATTCCCGGTTTCCGCAAGGGAAAGGCGCCGCGCCCGATACTAGAGCGGTTTGTCGGCCAGGAACGTCTGGTCAATGACATGCTGGAAGACCTGGTACCCCGGGCTTACGAGAAGGCCATTGAGGAGCAGCAGCTTGAAGCTATTGCCCAACCGAAGATTGAAGTAATCGAAACCGACCCGGTGAAGTTTCAGGCGGTGGTGCCGCTGAAGCCGGTGGTCAGCCTGGGCGATTATCACAAGATTGAGGTCACCGAAGAGCCGGTGGAGGTAACCGAAGAGACTGTTGGTCGGGTGATCGAAGACCTGCGCCACCAGTATGCCACCTGGGAACCGGTGGAGCGTGCTGCACAGCTGGATGACCTGCTGAATCTGGACGTTGAGAGCACGATTGACGGAGAGCCGTACATCAACCAGAAGGGTGCCCGGTATCGCCTGATAGCAGATTCACAGACCCCGGCCCCGGGATTTGCCGAGCAGCTCGTGGGGATGAACAGAGGTGACGAGAAGGAGTTCAACCTCCAGTTCCCCGAAGGCTACTCGCAGAGTGAACTGGTTGGTAAAGAGGTTGTTTTTAAGGTAAGCGTTCCGGAGATAAAAGAGGAGAACCTGCCCGAGGTGACCGACGAGTTTGCCACACAGGTTGAGGCTGAGATAGGGAGCGTGGAGGAGTTGCGCAAACGGATTCGCAGCGACCTCGAGAGCAGGGCTGAAGACAGGACCAGAATGGATTTCGAGCAACGGGCAATCGAAGCTGTGGTGGAGGTAAGTGAGGTGGAGTTCCCGCCCGTGCTGGTGGAGACGGAGATTCACCGGCTGATGGAAGACCAGGCAAGGACTCTCCAGATGCAGGGACTTTCGTTTGAGCAGTACCTCAGGAGTGCCAGGAAGACGGAGGAGGAGTTGCACGAGGAGCTACGCCCGATAGCTACAAAGAGGGTGGCCGAGTCGCTTGCACTTATGAAGCTCTCGGAAGAGGAGAACATCGAGGTGGAGGGAGCGGATATCGATGCTGAGATTTCGCGGGTGACCAAGGACACTGCTGAGGACAGAAAAGAGGAACTGCAAAAGACACTGAATACACCGCAGATGCGGGAATCAATACAAGCGACACTGCTTACCCGGAAGACCGTGGAGAAACTGGTGGAAATCGTGCGGGATTCGGGGGAGACCGAGGCGTCACAGAAGGAGGAGAAATGA
- a CDS encoding MFS transporter, giving the protein MLAHFSHHVVGALLTPLLPFIRDDFVLTKMQLGFLGSAYNLPYGIGQLPGGWLADRIGPRNLIVVGISGVAVAGLLTGFSPTYVFISIGLVLLGLTGGGYHPAASPLVSASVDEKHRGSALGIHQIGGTASFFLTPLIAAGIAGAIGWRGTFISLSIPTLIFGIVLYVLLGRRGYTGRPQPEATDNSMETSSAEGRMRRLLPFTALGVVLQVLLFSSVSFVPVYAVDRLGSSNEAAAGLLAVAHFAGLVAGPLGGYLSDRLGKLPVMLTVSLLAGPAIYLLNYVSFGWGLSLVLLLMGTCQYIGMPVSESYIIAHTSERNRSTVLGFYYFASRGGPGLIMPVMGYLFDNFGFQTGYSAVAATMVAVTIICALFMRRSQD; this is encoded by the coding sequence GTGCTGGCACATTTCAGTCATCACGTTGTGGGGGCGCTGCTGACCCCGCTTCTGCCCTTCATTCGGGACGATTTCGTTCTCACCAAGATGCAACTTGGGTTTCTGGGTTCAGCCTATAACCTACCCTACGGCATCGGCCAGTTGCCCGGAGGCTGGCTGGCTGACCGTATCGGTCCCCGTAACCTGATTGTGGTGGGCATCTCCGGTGTGGCTGTCGCTGGTCTGCTTACCGGTTTCTCACCGACCTACGTGTTTATATCCATCGGCCTGGTACTGCTGGGGCTGACCGGAGGCGGCTACCATCCCGCCGCCTCACCTCTGGTATCAGCATCGGTTGACGAGAAACATCGCGGCAGTGCCCTGGGCATCCACCAGATAGGAGGCACAGCCAGTTTCTTCCTGACCCCGCTTATCGCCGCCGGTATTGCCGGTGCCATCGGCTGGCGTGGCACCTTCATTTCGCTTTCCATTCCCACACTTATTTTCGGCATCGTACTATACGTGCTCCTGGGCAGGCGGGGATACACGGGCCGACCACAACCAGAGGCGACCGACAACTCCATGGAAACATCCTCTGCTGAAGGTCGTATGCGACGCCTGCTACCATTCACTGCACTTGGCGTAGTTCTCCAGGTGCTGCTGTTCTCGTCGGTGTCTTTCGTTCCAGTCTATGCTGTGGACCGCCTGGGCTCCAGCAACGAAGCCGCCGCCGGTCTGCTGGCTGTGGCCCATTTCGCCGGACTCGTGGCCGGTCCCCTGGGCGGCTACCTCTCGGACCGACTCGGTAAATTGCCGGTCATGCTGACAGTGAGCCTGCTTGCCGGACCGGCTATCTACCTGCTCAACTATGTGTCCTTTGGCTGGGGTCTGTCGCTGGTGCTGCTGCTGATGGGCACCTGCCAGTACATCGGTATGCCGGTCTCGGAGTCCTACATTATCGCCCACACCTCGGAGCGTAATCGCTCTACGGTACTGGGCTTCTACTACTTTGCCAGCCGCGGAGGACCCGGACTCATCATGCCGGTTATGGGCTACCTTTTCGACAATTTTGGCTTCCAGACCGGTTACAGTGCAGTCGCGGCAACGATGGTGGCGGTCACAATCATTTGTGCGTTGTTCATGCGGAGAAGCCAGGACTAG
- a CDS encoding formyltransferase family protein yields the protein MYKLGWFSTGRGEGSKGLLRAAQSAITSGELEAEIEFVFCSRERGETEPTDQFLQMVEDYGIPLVCFSYQKYRRARGERTPPPGSPMPQWRLDYDKESMARLKDFLPDLCVLAGYLLILGKEMARKYNIINLHPAAPDGPLGLMWQDVIWKLIETDADETGAMMHLAIPELDEGPVVTYCKFPIKGGAFNEHWRDIRQRSLDEARATQGENNPLFKLIRQNGVIREVPLVLSTIRAFSQGMVKIDPDREITDAEGNVIDGYDLTSEINELIAGNSG from the coding sequence ATGTACAAGCTGGGCTGGTTCTCCACGGGCAGAGGCGAAGGTTCTAAGGGGCTTCTCCGGGCTGCACAGTCTGCAATAACTTCAGGTGAACTCGAAGCAGAGATAGAGTTCGTCTTCTGCAGCCGTGAGCGTGGTGAGACCGAACCTACCGACCAGTTTCTCCAGATGGTCGAGGACTACGGGATTCCCCTGGTCTGTTTCTCCTACCAGAAGTACCGCCGTGCCAGGGGCGAGCGCACTCCACCACCGGGGTCGCCGATGCCACAGTGGCGACTCGACTACGATAAAGAGAGTATGGCCCGCCTGAAGGACTTCCTACCCGACCTTTGTGTGCTGGCCGGTTACCTGCTTATCCTCGGTAAAGAAATGGCCCGCAAGTATAACATAATCAACCTTCACCCGGCAGCTCCAGACGGACCTCTCGGCCTGATGTGGCAGGACGTTATCTGGAAGCTCATCGAGACCGATGCCGATGAGACCGGGGCCATGATGCACCTGGCTATTCCCGAACTGGACGAAGGACCGGTGGTGACATACTGCAAGTTCCCGATAAAGGGCGGCGCCTTCAACGAACACTGGCGGGATATCAGGCAGCGCTCCCTCGACGAGGCACGCGCTACGCAGGGTGAGAACAACCCCTTATTCAAACTCATACGGCAGAACGGGGTTATCCGTGAGGTCCCACTGGTACTGTCCACCATCCGGGCATTCAGCCAGGGCATGGTGAAGATAGACCCAGACCGGGAAATCACGGACGCCGAAGGCAATGTTATCGACGGCTATGACCTGACCTCCGAGATTAACGAGCTTATAGCCGGGAATAGCGGCTGA